The following nucleotide sequence is from Oxyura jamaicensis isolate SHBP4307 breed ruddy duck chromosome 24, BPBGC_Ojam_1.0, whole genome shotgun sequence.
CTTCCAGGGCCGTGTTCACGTACACTTACCGtactgctgctccttctctccCACTCCAGCATGTGCGCTTGGATGATTGACTCCTTTGGCAATGAGGAACAGAGGCACAAGTTCTGCCCTTCGCTCTGTAGCATGGAAAAATTTGCTTCTTACTGCCTGACAGAGCCAGGTGAGCATCCCCAACCAAAATATCTTCACTGTTCCTTCACTCCTAATGTGGTTTTATCGGACCTGAACGTTGCGTGGAGCTGGGGGcgaaatgtttgttttcacgTTCTTCTGTGCAATCACCACAAGTTCAGAAGGGGTTGGTGAATACAAACCTGAGTGGGTTGGGGTGTGATTCCCAGGAGAGTGTGCAGGCTCCAGCTGCAAAGGCCTCTTCCTACATTGCCTGCTCCCTTACCTCCCGAGCAGGAAGTGGAAGTgatgcagcctccctgctgacCTCTGCCAAGAGGAAAGGGGACACCTACGTCCTGAATGGCTCCAAGGTACCTCTCTGCTCCTCTAAAAGCTGCTGCATGGCACTGCATGCACAAGGGGTCCTGGGTCTCACCATCCTTTCCATTTCCTACTGTCTCTTCATCTCTATTCCCCGAGCTCTGCAGGGCATTCAGCAGGGCTTAGTACGGCTGGGTCACTAATCACCTCCTGGCAGTGGGCTCTTTGCCCCTCTGTCTCTGtaccccactgctgctgctagGGCTAACATTTGATAGTGGCCCCTTTCCTCTTGTGCCCGTCTGCAGGCATTCATCAGTGGTGGAGGTGACACCGATGTCTACGTGGTGATGTGTCGCACCGGAGGCCCAGGCCCCAAGGGCATCTCCTGCATGGTGCTGGAGAAGGGGACACCGGGTCTCAGCTTTggcaagaaggagaaaaaggtgaGAGGCTTGCTCTTTGCTTCCTTGGGGGGAATGCAGGACAGAGATGCGCTTGTCTGCCAAGCACTAGGCATCTCTTGTTGGATGGGAATAGCTTACCAGCCTGGCATGTTCTTTTCCAAGCCACATCCAATTTTGGTGACGTTGCACCATAACTTCCGCTCTAGTAAGCAAAGGACTTCAGTCGGAGGAACACCAAGGTTCATTGGATCTGGGCGTCTTCTCAAAGACACTCCAATTTCTAGCTCAGCACACTGACACCACACCGCACAGATCACAGGCTCAGAGGTGCTCTTGCAGCAGCTTGGACGTGAACTCAAGGGTTgggagcaggctgggcagctctctgctgggagctggatGTGTGCAGCTCCTCAGTGCTCCGTTTCTTCCCAGGTGGGCTGGAATTCCCAGCCAACTCGGGCTGTGATCTTTGAGGACTGCGTTGTTCCTGTTGAAAACCGCCTGGGAGCTGAAGGTCAGGGCTTCAGCATTGCCATGAAGGGGCTGAATGGAGGCAGGATAAACATTGGTAAGAAAGACAGCAGAGAGCCAAGGGAGAAGGGCAGGGTCATATTGTCACCTCTCTGTATTAGCTCCATGCTCACTCTGTATTCTTGGCTTCTCCCAACAGCTTCATGTTCATTAGGAGCTGCTCATGCTTCTGTTCTTCTGGCGCAGGAACATCTCACTGTCCGCAAGCAGTTTGGGGAACCCCTTGCAAACAATCAGGTAACCTCTCCACCAGCTCTGCACACCCTGAGCTATGCTTTGTCTGAAGCTCACATGCTTCAAGTCAGGATTGTGCTTTTCCGGAGTAACAAAGTGTATCAGGCCTGAGATCTGTCTGCAGGAAGTGGGGATGTGGTTCGGGGCACAGCCCCCTCTGAAGACAATGACCTAATTTTTCCTCTCGTGCTGTCTGCTGGCAGTACCTGCAGTTCAGGCTGGCAGAGATGGCAACGCGCCTGGTGGCAGCACGGCTGATGGTACGCAATGCCGCGCGGGCGCTGCAGGAGGGACGGGAGgatgcagctgtgctgtgctccatGGCCAAGCTCTTTGCTACTGATGAATGCTTTGCGGTAGGTTACTCAAACCTCAGTTGGCATCATAACTGGAAGCTTGGAGACTGCTCTTGGTGCTCAGAATGTCAGAAAGAAGTTTCACTGTCAAGCCCCAGCCCCAAGCATGTTCATTGAGCCAGAAGCCTCTATGTTAGGACTAGGATGTTTTATGGGACAGAATTCTGCACCCTGCAGAGACAGCAGTACCAGTGTCTCCAGAGTTCAGGACTCCTGGCTCCTAGTGCTTTCTGTGTTACTTTGTAGGGGACCAAGCAGGGAGCCAGGACAGGGAGtagagcatttttattttcaagggtTAATATGCATACTTACCTTGTAGGTAGCAAGTGGTCCCTTGAccactgagaaataaaacattatcaCAAAATGTGCCTGAAAACATTATCACAAAATGtgcctgaaaagaaaaagcaagaaagaacaaaaaggaaggaaagcagaatcTGCACTGTGACACTTCCTAGATTAGTGTCATTTAGAAGCTATCATATTTTCTCAGCACTCTGCTTTTCGCCACGTATTTATGATGTTTTCTGTCCAAGCTGATAGATAATGATAGATAGTGATTCATGtttcaaaagaaatcaaagaactGAATGGATTCCTCAGCTGACTGGCCACTAGATGGTGatctgttgttttgttctttgtattAGTAGCACCatggaaatgcagcaaaaaaTGCCTTTGTTAAGTAGAGCATTTCCTGGTCATTTATACGCTTATAATGTTGGTATAAATGATATAAATGCACCATTAATGTCCAACAGCACTTAGGGAACACGATAGCACTGAGGGCAGCGCTGATGGGGACTGAAAGCTCCTTGCTGTCACACCAGCCTGTGAAAAGATGAGGTTAGgtgactaggaaaaaaaaatgagcccAGGTTCCTGGGTTCTTACCGAGCTTCTGTGCTGACTTGTCCTCAACACCACGTGAGTCTCAATGCTGTCTTCTTAGATCTGCAACCAGGCTCTGCAGATGCACGGGGGCTACGGCTACCTGAAGGATTATGCTGTGCAGCAGTTTGTGCGAGACATCAGAGTCCACCAGATCCTGGAAGGTAAAACACTCTCACTTGCAGTGCCTTGGCCATGTACCAGGGGAGGACGGGCTCTCCAGGGGCCCCTGCCTCCCACATGACTGACTCTAGAGTTTCAGAATCCACTTTTGTTCTGAGCATGAAGTGTTCCTGGATGTTATGTGTGTGAGTCCCCTGGCCAAGAGGTTATGGTTTGTTCTCCAGCTATCTGGAGAAGTCACTGTGTAGTTTAAGAGGCTTACAGCAGGGGGAGATCTCTGGCTGTCATCGTTAGCGGTGCCTCTGTCCAATTTTAACCGATTACTCCTCCAGACACCTGCTGACAGTCCCCAGCCATTCCTTCCCCAGTATTCCTGTTTACCTTCCAGTCTTTGACGTTCTGTCTCTGGCAGTGTCTGGGCACAACTGTGTGTGCAGTGGCCATTCCTAATCTGAGTTCAGCTTCCTAAccattctgttttctctcctttgaaaTCCCTTCACCTTGTGGTACCTTGTAGGGATACAATCTTTCCTATACTGAATGGGCCTACAGTCTTTTATGGATCACATAGTAAAGTGGAGAACTGAGCTGTTGACATAGCTCTGGTTCTGCTCAGTGCCTGGTGCCCCCATCCTCTCAGTGCCCAGATAAAAAGAAGCACCAGCAGTTGTCTCTTTGAACCCTGTCCTGAGCACTGTGCTGGCACTCACCAGGTGTATTTTGGCCCAACACCTCCAAAAAACACCTCAATTGCTCCACCTGGAAAgagcttttctgtgctgtagACTGAGGATCaaggaaggatttattttgcCCTTGCTGGGGGCAGAAACAGATCGTCTCTAAACTGTCTTTTGCTGCAGGTACCAACGAGGTGATGCGGATGATTGTGGCCAGGAATCTGTTACACGTGTGAAGCCAAGGAGCTAACCTCCAGCCTTCGTGTCCTTCCTCCATGCCAGCAGGGTCCGtttccctcccctgctctcTCCTTGGGAGCAGAGAGGGGGATCGCGGGGTGCCAGCGGTCTGTCTGCCTCGTACAGCGGTCTGTCTGGCACCACATTAGGACACTGCCCACAGGCTGCCACAGCACCCAGGGTAGCCTGGGGACACAAATCGCGGCTCTGAGTACGAGCCTCTGTCTGCAAATCTTGATTTTTGGAAGAGAAGCACCACCTGCtgctcctttctgctgagcCAGGACAGAAACAAGTCCAGCAAAATCTTTATTTGAAGGAACCCATTGCTCTGCTTAGAAGCCCGTCCTCCTGGACGCTAAACCTCCTCTGGGGACAAGTTCGCTGCAAGCACCGCACCTCAAACCACTGCAGAAAGGGATCACCTATTAACTGAGGAGCTTGTTAATTGAGCCCCGTGTTTATTTAGAGGCActcctcttcccccagcacccctctCCCGAGGTACGGGCGCTAACCCGGCCCTGCAGCGGTGTGGAGCAGGGAGCGGGGTCCCAGGGGAACCTTGCGCTCTGAGCAGCTCCGAGCAGCTCTCTGCGGTGTCTGTGGGAGTAAAACGTTGGTAATCCCCgctgctggttttccttttttttcctcacagtgtttattttggtttcctttttctgcatattttactttccttttcttccttatgcagtttattttattttcctttttattcctcaaagttcttactttcctttttttctcacattttattttccttttttctcacactttttccttttattcctcactttattttgttttcctcttttttctcccatttcattttcctttttttcctcacaatttattttattttcattttttcctcccattttattttcctttgtttcctcacagtatttattttcctctttttcctcacacttttttttcctcacactttattttcctccctttcctcaccctttttcttttttgtcacacattattttccttttcccctcaccctttatttatttccctttttccctcaccctttatttattttccctttccccacactttatttatttccctttcccctctctctttcctctttcccctcGCCCCTCACACCACCCCtatgaccccccccccccccacccccccccccccacccacgggggggggggggcccccaccccccccctccccccccccccccaacgcGATTGGCACcgtcccccagctcctcccccctcccctcccctcctggcGGCGCCCAATGGCAGAGCCCGCTGAGGGGCAGAGGGGCGGGACGAGACCGAGGGCGGGCGGAGCGGCCCAAAGCCGCgctgggggcggggggcgcggcggCAGTgccgggcccggggccggcTGCGAGCGGCCGCCATGTGGCCGTgcggcgggcggcggcagcgccgcCTTGGGGGCGCCGCGCTGCTCCTCGGCGTGCTCTGGCTGCTGGCCCGCAGGTGGGAGCCCGCCGCCGGGTTTGGAGGGCCGGGAGGGGACGGGCTGCCTCGGGGAGGGGGGTGCTGGGAAAAGCGGGGCTGCAGCCCGCGGCGAGCCGGGTGCTGTCAGTAAATGTCAGTAaatgccgggggggggggggggttgtgagGTACGGGAAGGGCGAGGGACCCTCGGGCTCcgggggagggtgggggggtcGTTGCCCGGCGGGTTTCACACAGGGCTTCCCAGCGCCTTaaggcaggcagtgctgccggacccagcctggagcccccaggggtgctgctggcaccccgCTCGGCTGCCAGCCCCTGCGCCTCCTCGCTCCGCCTGCCCCTCAGCCCCTTCTCGGCCTGGTGCTGCCCGCTCGGGGTCCCCTCAGCATCACCACAGCGCCCGCCGacacctgcagccagccctgcccgccttcccttctgcctttttctgcccCCCTCTGAGCAAGGAGAAGCTGTTCGTGGAGCAGTTCAGGTCCTTCCGATGGCCACAGTCCTGCTGCCAGAGGCACCGTGTCCCCGAGGGAGCTGCTCCGTGCATCGCCGACAGCACGGCACTGGAGATAACAGCAAGGCTGGTGGCGACGCACTGATTTAGCAGCACCCGGATCCTTTTTACACCTGGCATGTGCTCTAATGGAGGCTTCAATTCACAGGAGCAAGTTACCCGATTTTCAAAGCTACGGAAAACCCCTGAGAAGTCTTTGTTTGATTAGGAGCAAAATTCTGCTGTAGCTGGGCTTGGATTTGTGCCACGTGTGTTCTTAGCAGAGGATTATTGAAAACCGATGCATGGTAAAAGCACAGAAGTCTGTCTTCTCTCAGAGTGGCTCTGCTAAACACCGTATTCATCGGCACctagtgttttttctttgcctcaggTCACCTGAGAATGAAGTGTGCTATGAAGAGCATGGGTCCAAGCCGTGTTGAACGGAGTCAGGACCTTGGTTGCCAAAAGGCAACGAGTAGTGAGTGAGGGCAACTTAAAGCTTTCACTTTTCTGAAGGCAAAGGATGCCCAAAATAAGCAGCCAATTCCTCAGAGGCAGCTCTAAGTAGAGCTTATAGATTATCTGCAAAGTCCTTTGTCCTCTGAAGCACGTCCTTTAGTCTTGCCAAGGAAAGCTAATAGCTTTGATGTTCCCTACCACCACCCCATTTTGACTTTCTTTTCCGTTAGCTTTTTCTCCCAACTGTTCTGGGTACATGGCAGACCAATACCAAAGCTAAATCTTGTCCCTGATGCAGAGAGAATTCAGCTAGGCTTTTGCTTCACAGGCATAGATGCCGTAGTGTTAGCTGTCTGGCTTAGGAGTCAACTGATGACTTTCTTATTCCCCTTGGGTTGTTTTCTGCTTCAACTTGCATCTTATAAAGATGGACCATTAAGGACCGTATCTTGCCCAACCCTGTTTCAAAGATTCTGCTCTGGCAAACTTGGTCATCTAAAGCTAAGTATTTTTGCAGTGCAGTCTCACTTGCACTGCGGTCCTGGCTTCAGAGTTTGAGTCCCAGGCTGCTTCGTGCTTTGCAAAATAGCCAAGAATTCTTTTCCGTGACCTCCGTGAGATGGCTGGCTGGAGGTATTTCTGTCCAGAGGTGGTGGCAATGATAACCCTTCCAAGTTCAGTGACAGTGAAGGAGAATTAGTTACAGCATGTGCAGTTTTGGCGCTTCCCCACTGAGGTCTCTCTCACAAATCATAACTGAGTTGCTTTTTGGGACAGAGGCAGGCTggagattaatttaaaaaaaaaaaaaaaaaaaaaggaaagaaaaagacttcttGAGTCAGGGAGGGAATGGCTACAGAGGGATAAAGTAGACCAGTAAGCTTTagcaaaaggacagaaaaaagatTCTTTGAAATGTTCTGTTGTTACAGAAGTGAGAAGCAATCTACTGGGAGCTATGTGTTGCTCTCGAGAGCTGGTACAGGGCCCAGGGGGGCTCAGCTATGGAAATCCAGCTCATGGTAACAGGATGAAACTCTGCTGAGTCAAGGAAGTTTTTTTCTGGAGAAGCAACTTGAACAGATTGTAGCGAGAGATGCGGATTTCAGGATATCCAGGATAATCCGTAAAAAATCTGGGGGACTTGGAGGCTTCCTACCAGTCCTCTTTGGTGAGAGAAGGCACTGGAGGCAGGGAGGTTTCAGGTTGGGAACTTGATGAAAACTTGCCAACTAAGTTCTGCCCAGGATTAAGAAGATGAGCTTAagtgatttgtttatttttatctggcCACATATGCTTCCTGAGTGCTGCGCTCCCTCTGCCGCTGGTGGCCCAGTTAGCATCAGTGCTGTGTGCAGGTAAAACTTAGGGCTTTACCTGGCTCAGAAATGGATTTGaaacttatttatttccaacctaaacttctGTAAATGGAGCTTTGCATCTCCTGACCCCTCTGAGCTTTCTGCCTGGGGCTCGCCACCAAGCACCACAAGCAGATAGGTACAGCTGCCGTTTCAGGATCCAACGTGGGGAGTTTCCACCTGAGCAAGACTGCAAGTTGGAGCAGAGAGGCAGCCAGTTCTGCCTGTGGATTGAGAGCCACCTTCCCTGCTGGTGAAATTCACAGTAATTCCCTAGGGGCAATGCTGCTGTTCCCTAGCCTTAAGTCATCATTCTCTGACTGTACACACTATCTTGTGTAGATAAGCATTTTTGATCTTGTTCCTTCACCCTTTGAATATAGCAGCTACGTGTTTTATGCTCGTTTCCCCCAGTTGCAGCTGCACTATCCTCATAAAACCCAGCTTTGCTGTTAGTGCACCACTTTCTGACTGGGATATGTTACACTTTCCTTGCTCAGCACTACTTTTTGTAAGCGGTTCAATAAATGCACGAGTGCTCATTGACCGAAGGCAGTGAATTTCTAATCTGTACTTGCTTTTCCAGGTATTACCCATGCCTGCTGCCTGTTGTTTCAGAGGCCTGTGAgaatgctgtgctgcagaggtaCTCTGTGCTTGTCAGCCAGCCCTTGCAACCCAGTCAAAGTCTTAGCTTTAGTTGGCTTGTAGTGCCCTTGTCTTGTGCTGGAGGACAGGTAAATCGCTGCAGGCTCCTGGTTAGTAATCCCTGCAAGATGTGAATTCTGAAAAGTCCTCCCCCTCTGCTAACAGCCGCTCTACAGATAGAATAGAAAGCAGCCAGAGGCTTAGGTATTGCCCTCTCCCAGTGTGACATTTCTCTGAGATGTGTGGGTCCCTCTTTTCTCGAGACTGGAATTCATTTCTTGCATCTGGCTGTGATGATGTCTCCGAGGAACAAGCTGCTATTGTCCAACTCTTTTGTGTATTCAGAGTTGTGGAACTGGGGTGGTCTGATGGAGGCAGTGTAACTGCTTTGGTTCTGGACTGGTTGATAAAAATATCCTCTTGATTCAGCCAAAAAGGAGCAGGGAGCCAGGCAAGGCAGTAGGGATAGTTTCTTGCATGCAGGAACCAACCTGAACAGAGCTGTGATAGCACGAGTGTTCAAGCTGGTAAGTGCTTTGGAGCCCAGTGTCTCATTTGGTCCAGTTCTTTTGCCAGACAAGTTAAGGAATTAAAACAGGCAGACATAAGTTTGTGCTGACAGCAGACTTATCTTTGCTGACTGATGAATTTGATCCAGgggttttctttaaattgaGGAAAAGGTTTGTTGTTCCTAGCGGACAGGTGAGggttctttatttcttccaggCCTTGAGTTGGAAGGCATCAGAGTGGTGCTCATTATCACAAATACCATGTCACTCCAACTCTAACGTTACACACACTTCATAAAAACACCCATTTTTCATAAGCACAAGGCATTCAGGGTAGCAACACCGAAATGCCATTGCTGTTGGAGTGGGGATCAGAAAGTCAGGCAGTGTTTGTCATCCGACAGCAAAGCAGGAGGCTTTAAATGTCGTCAGTCATAAAAGTTTCTGCTGGTGTTGTGAGCGAGAATTTCCCCATCTTGTGTTTGCAGCAAGTTAGTTTCACGATCTCTGCCTGAGCGTGTTACATTTCAGTTGCAGAGCGTGGCAGAGTGGCTTGAGGCAGTCAGGATGGAAGCTGTTAGTGAAATGAGAATTAAATACGCATCTTGAGCAGCTCTTTAAcctgttttacagttttttgaaaatcctttttGCTCTGTGTGACAAAAAGCATCATTTGCCAAGGTTGGAAGGTGAGAGCTGATCCTGCCAGCTGGACTGAAATGAGCAGTCTCTCTTAGGGGAGCCGATTTCTTTACCAGAGGCCTGATgctcatctctctctttctcttctagGTTTAACTGGAGTGAGCTGATCCCTATGAGGTTATGGGGGAGGACACTCGGCTTGCAGACAGAAAACTCTCAGTTCCTGCTGGAAGGCATGCCTTTTCGCATCTTCGGAGGCTCGATG
It contains:
- the ACAD8 gene encoding isobutyryl-CoA dehydrogenase, mitochondrial, translating into MAWRAASPRLGAHLLLSRRRGIASCIDPSAGLTEEQKEFQKVALDFATKEMAPHMAEWDEKEIFPVETMRKAAQLGFGGIYVRPDVGGSGLSRLDTSVIFEALSTGCTSTTAYMSIHNMCAWMIDSFGNEEQRHKFCPSLCSMEKFASYCLTEPGSGSDAASLLTSAKRKGDTYVLNGSKAFISGGGDTDVYVVMCRTGGPGPKGISCMVLEKGTPGLSFGKKEKKVGWNSQPTRAVIFEDCVVPVENRLGAEGQGFSIAMKGLNGGRINIASCSLGAAHASVLLAQEHLTVRKQFGEPLANNQYLQFRLAEMATRLVAARLMVRNAARALQEGREDAAVLCSMAKLFATDECFAICNQALQMHGGYGYLKDYAVQQFVRDIRVHQILEGTNEVMRMIVARNLLHV